The segment TGAAGTTTCTAGGATCTTTCTTGATGCTACCTAGGACTCACCTTGCCCTGCTTTACCAAATTTCACTTTACATTTATCAGCACTCAAATGATTAGAAATTGAAGCCATAAAAGAATTGGTTGTGCTTGAATTGGAAATAGATGACAACTACTAGCCTTTTGATATCGATTTCTCAAGAAGAGAATGCCTAGAGGCCAGACCGTTTGTGAAAAGAAGGGCCTCCCTCAAACTTTGGACTATCACCATCAGAACATATATATGTGCCAATAGACCCTTCCTCATAAGCTTCAAATTCAAGTCCTTGCCATTCCACACTATGCGTTCACGGTACCAGCGGCGCCTTTCATCCTCAGTTGTAGCTAATGCAATTATGAATGCAGAACGATCAAATTCTAGCATGAAACGTCTCTTAACATCCTCTTTTATAGGCTTGCAACCAAAACTATCTCTTCTAGAACTCAGGTAACTGAATTTTGTGTAAGTGTAGTAGTGATGTTGCTGCTTCTTCCAGTTTGATCTCATTAGGTGTTTTCATGTAATTGTGCCAATGATGTGCACCATTAGGACGAAGGTGATCTTGAAATCATCCAGTAGCCTTTCCATTGCCATGTGTTAAAAATTAATTTGGATTACCACGAGTTGCCTCGCTATATAGGCCAAAATATTTCTCATAACATGATCATAGTTCTTCTTAAAGATGGCTCCTTTATATCATCCCACTCAATGGCAATCTCATAATTTGGGTAGACCACCATATCACATCATCTGGAACTCAGAAGAAGAGGTATGAGACTGTAGGATATTCTCAAATATTCATTTGAGTAATTATTAGATTTGAAAGCGTATAGCTCATAGCAAAATAGGTGAAAATCTCTAGTTACGTTGGAATGTGAAGTGCAAATTGGATTCTCATCTTGCCGTGGTTGAGTCATCATGGATTCTCATCTAGCAGTGGTTGAGTCACCATGGCCTTCTTAGCTAGTGCACCACTAGGTGCTCGTGTTAGGCGACACACACTCGAATCTTttgagacttactataaatagaaagttttgttatggaaattattataaatagtaatttcgacatgtattttacatgtagttgtgtgagtcatacttactatatttagtaagttgtcttcaagtaGGACTCTGCAACTCGATTGTTTTAGGCTGTTTGAAGTAATATTTTGATGTACAATTTTTGAATATTGTTCTCTATAATTCTTAAGAATCAATACGAAAGATAATTTACCTGTGATTTTTTACTGGAATATTTTTACCAGGTTTTTCCACATAgctattgttcttctttgcaattttctacatttattatttttctcttaAATTAACCTATTAAACTGACAAAAATATATTGCCAATATGGATCACACATTTTTAACTTTCTTCACTGGACTTCCGTTTGTGGTTTCAGAACCCAGTTGCTATCCTGACAGAACCAAAATAGATGCCTTTGAAATCTCCATAATCGCACTGACCCATAAAAGGAAACATTTCAAGACCAAAGCGGTTCTAGAAAATATGTCTGGGTCCAATATTTGATTTAGAACTTAATTCAAATGCCAATAACTTTGGTTTCTCTCTTTTAAAATGGTTGTCGGGATTGGCAAATGGTTTTAGAACCAAAGAAGAACATCGATGCTCTTCTTATCTTGCGCACATAAAACATTACGTCGGGCTTTCCGAGAATCATCTAGATGCCACCAATGGGAATGATGTGTCAGACTTCTCAGTGGTTCTGAGAACCATGTTGGGTCCCAACGCTGTTCTAAGAACCACTTCAAAACTTGAAACTAATGACAagcttctaaagccttttcaacaaattcattttgttCGACTGCGATTATTTCCCATCGCGAGATGACTTCCTTCAATACTTCTCTGGGATTTCTGTAAAGAAAATCCCATAGCAACATATAACTACTTTGAAGcactaaaaatattttctttctttgctcCATTAGACTTCATCATGTCTACATTTAGACTGTCCTCTGTCTTCTCACATCAATTTCACCAATGGTATGAATTGAAACTTAATTTCTTCCTTCCTGCATAATGCTTTCTAGTTAAATGTAAAACATATCACTTCTATAGAGTTTTCTATTGCGCACAGGTTTTCTAAGCAACTATTTGCCTAATGCTTCACAACTGAGCTTGATGACTCTTGTCCACTCCATCGCATTATTGCCTCTAATGACTATTTTAATGCCAAGgccacatatttttttttaaaacgggTTCTCTTGTAACTATTTTATGCTAAACATCTCAACTTTGTTTTTTTTTTACACAAGAGAATACTAATGGCGCTTGTCTACCTATAATGCAATTGGCAGACGAGTGTTGTTCAAGAACTAACTTCGAGCTCGAAAGAAATTAATTGAACCATGTAATTCACCAAAAATAGTTGCTTTGACTATAGCGGGCACCGATGTTAAATTTGGAACTAATTCATAATGTCGGGAGTGCTTTATTGCCATTGTTCTATGGGGAATGTCAGGCTCTGAAGTTAGTTTTAAAACTAAGTAGAACTTAACACAACATATTCGTTCCCTTTTCTCCATAACATGGCAAAAATTTGTTGGCCCCTTTTTTTTGGTAGTTAAGAGAATTGTTGTGGATGTGACTTATGGTTTCAAAACCAATGAGAAGAGTTGTTGCTTCAAAAGTTGACACATATAATGCATCTTCTCCTACCTTTAAGTTATGCATGTGAAATCTGAACTTTTACGTTGCCTCCAGAAATGATTTTTAGTAAACATTTCCATGGCAAGGTTATACAAGTCATTAGGAGAAATTAAGAGAAATTAGAAAACAAATGTAAAGATTAATCTGCTAAAAGGAATTATTTTTCATTGTACAGTTGCAGGGTCTTCAAGTATAAATTGGGCCAATTTTCAAGATGGGTCAACAAgttgaaaaaaagaaaagaaaagaaaaaatagaataataGAATAACATTCAATAAAACATTAAAATATGTAGTAAAATCTTAACAATATGTAAGCAAAATATCTACGAACAATGTATTAATATTCTTATTGCTTAGAGGAGCTTGCAATCTTCACATAGCTACTGCTATTACAAATTCAGTTTGACTTTCACAGctacaaagatatatataatatctTCCATATAACAATCGTCCTtaaatttagaaaagaaaaaaggattttcttttaaagaaataataattttttattttatttttctgaaGGAAAAATTAGTTAAAAAAACCAATAAGATGAGATAAGAGAAGACAAAGTCTACCTTAGCTTCTCTACCAATACTAGTTTCATAAACAGGTTTGCACAATTTTCTTATGTATAAATTTTCTAAAGAGCTACTACTCTACCTCTATGAATAGCTTATTTTACAAAGTGGTATTTGATCACAAAATATTTGGTCCTACTATGATAAGATGGATTTTTGACCAAATTGATGGTACTTTGACTATCATAGAATATATTCACCATGTCTTGTATTTTTTCAAACTCATTTAAAGAGCTCTTTGACTAATATCTTTGCATACATGTGCGATAGTCATACATTGTACCTTAATAGTGGATAAGGTAACCATTCCTCTAATAGTTGACATCCAATTAAAAGGCCATCCTAGAAATGTAAAGGCATGACTTGAATTAGATATCCTTTAGTTTAAATCACCTACAAAATATGAATAAACATAATCGGGAAAATAATCATTAGAATATTGTACACAGAAAATCATTGCAAAAATTATACAGAAGCAAAATTATTACAACAATTAAAAGTGATACAATAATCGCTTGTACTTCTAAGATAGTGAAGTACCCATTTCACTTTTCTCTAATGCTCTCTACATAGATTTTACATGTATCTAATAATAGCACCAAGTACATTTGAAATACCTAGTCTTATACATATCATTGTATACAATAAACTTTTAACTACACTAGCATACATTACATGAGACTTATAatcatttttcttattttattGTTAGGACAAAAGATTGAAGAAAGCTTAAAATAGGTAAGCCAAAGAGatgtttaataatttaatattattcatATTGAATATTATGAAGATGTAGGTTGTAGACTACTTTTCTGAAAAAATTTATTGCGTGTCATATCACATTTACTGTAGGATTTTAGAGTTTATTATGGCTCTAGCCAACTTTATCCCAGTAATTGATGCTGGTGGTCGAGTTGTTACGATGGATACTCATGGCGTCCTAGAAAAAATGCCCTCACAAATTTGTTCtgaaagtgtttcacgaggtatgCCCTCACCTGATGTTGTGCTTCCTATTCAAGATTTTGACAATGCCTGTGAGtggcttgaaaaatgcactttgataggatattttgtgggtaggatccctcctaaAAGCATGCTACATGAAAGGGTTTCCAAAGCCTAGACTCCTCATGGGGTCTAGCTTGATGGCGTTCAAATCCTCACCAAGGATTTTTTTTGTTTCGCTTCTCGGACCCTTCGCATGTTGAGGATATCCTCTCTCATGGGCCATGGACTGTTTAGTCTTCCCTTCTAGTTTTCTAGCGTTGGTCTCGAGACTTTTCGGACTCAGATGAAAAACAGTTGAGAGTCCCGGTCTAGGttgagtttccttttcttcctttgcCTCGTTGAACTTTTAGGCAAACTATTGCTCAATCTGTTGGCAAAGTTGTTTGTCTTGAACCAGACCATTTTTTCAATGCTCACCATTGAAAGAGGGTTTGCGTTGAGGTCGACCTTTCTCGTGACCTCAAAGAAACTGTTGATATTCAAGTGGGTGACAATACCTTCACCCAAAAGGTGCTTTATTTGAATCTTCCCAACACCTATTTTAGGTGTTAGTCAGCAGAGCACAAAATCAAGGATTGTCCTTTGGCTTTACCAAAGGAAAAATCCCCTATTAAGGAGATCGACTCTTGACCTATGGAGGGAGAAAAAAAGGATGAATGGACCATTGTAGTTCGCAAAGGCAAGAACTCTGCGGCTTCTACCCAAAAGCAACCCGTTTGTTCAAGTTCTCAGCTAACAGCGAAGACTCCTCCATAGGTATTGTCTACCCAGATGGTCTCTATGTCGTTCGCTTCAGTTTCAAACCTTGTCCAGAAGGGGAAGGATTCTTATAAGGGTGCCTCTCAACCCCTTTGGGTCCACACTCCTCAGGTTGTGTCTGCGATTTCTTCTCCGCAATCTCTATGCCACTCTTGCAGCCCTTCTGGGCATGCTGAGATTGTAGATGGTGGTTCCAAGAAGCGAAGAGTTATTTGTAGTGGGGACTCTCTTCCTAGTTTCAGTTCATATTTTTTGcgcaatagcttctcctctcttggggatgaggatgatatgcaagatttttcatgaattacatctcatggaatgtttgagGTCTCACAGACCTCACCAAAAAGTACGTTATTAGAGATGTTCGTCAATGTGTTTCTATCCTTGATTTTCTCTGCCTCCAAGAAGTTAAAATTGCTATTTTCATGCTTACTACTGCATGTCATGTTATTTGGCCGGATAACCTAGTTTTCTTCCCAGCATGAGGTTGGTCGAGGTGGATTTGCTACTCTCATTTCCCCTTGTTGGATTTTTGCAGTTATTTCTCACAGTTCTAACCCCATGCAGTGAGTTGTATGGGTTTTGCTGTCAATCAACAATCATTTCATTGGGATAGTTAAaatttatgctcccaatgatgtggTTGAAAGATTGCACTTATGGCATTGGATTGAAGATGCTCTACCACCTACAACTTGGGTCATGTATGGAgatttcaatatggttgaggtggcatcGGATAAGGATGAGATTTTGCCTTTTCGATGGATAGCTGGCAAGAGAGAAGCCTGGTACTATATGcataataaattgggtcttttcgaTCCCACTACCAACCACCACCATCCAGATGGGTTctggcacacttggtctaatttcaaAGATGGCTCTGATAGAATTTTTAAAAGGCTTGATCATGCCATGATAACAAcgcaatcttttttttctttttttgaagatcaaGATTTTCCCATCTCTCCACTCATTGATGTGATGCAGTCCGATCACTTCCCtataaagtttagcattgaattGCAGCCAACTAGGACATGTCCTTCCAAGAAGCAGTTCTACCCCAACACATCTCTCTTGCATCATCAAGCCacgatggcccacattcaaagggtttggaatttggaACCCAGGCCACATCATCACACTGATTAGATTGTGTAGTGGAATGATGTCGTCACCTACTCTATGAGGTTTCTATGCATTTATGGTAGATAGATTGCCATGTACTTCAGGCGCTTGTATGATATAATCACCAAAGATATCTATGCTGCCACAAAAGCTCTGGCTTTGAATCCTTTCGATTCTAACTTGTAACTTCAGTTAGCCCAGCTCTGCCACCAGAAACAAGTTGCAGATAATTACTCTGCCAGAGGAGCTCACATCAAAGCTAGATTGCATTGTCTTAAGGTGGGAGACAAAGCCTCCAAATAATATGTTTGAGAAGGGATGGAATGTGCGCAATACTCCTATTAGTTTGAAATCTTTCTTAAGATTGACTTCGCTAAGGTATATGATCACATTGAGTGGCCATTCAAAGCTCTTGGATTTGACCCCAGGTTCATTCAGTCTATCCAGATGTTATTCGGAGATGCCTCGGCCTGCATCACCATCAATGACCATCAATCTGAGGCTTTTGATCTTTTCAAATCCATTCTCCAGGGTTGTCCTTTGACTCTTGCCTTATACGTTCTTGAAGTGGACGGTTCTGTGTACTTGCTTGCCAATGCCATTTCTCAAAGCTCTTGGATTTGACCCTAGGTTCATTCAGTCTATCCAGATGTTATTTGGAGATGCCTCGGCCTACATCACCATCAATGACCATCAATCTGAGGCTTTTGGTGTTTTCAAATCCATTCTCCAGGGTTGTCCTTTGACTCTTGCCTTATACGTTCTTGAAGCGGAGGGTTCTGGGTACTTTCTTGCTAACCCAATTTCTGCTAATCGTGTCCATGGAATTTCCCTACCtaagtcaccttctcaacttgtcaatggccattttgtggatgactcctttctcactctcattgaggaagagGAAAATGTTCAGGCTACTCTTCAATGTCTTGACACTTTTTGCTTAGCTTCCAGCTCTgcattcaatggcacaagacacAATTTTACACATAGTCTTTCCTTCCCGCCCCACCTTGGATGCTTCAATATGGGTGGAAATGGCTTCATCACGACTAAACCTTTCACTTTCTCAGCATTCCTTTTTCCTTTCAAGCTTCACCTGTGGATCTTTGGAATATTGTTTTAGCTAGGATTGAGAAGAAATTATCCTACTAGATAACCAAGCCTCTCTCTCTAGctagaaaaattcaaatttgctTGAAGGTTTTGGCTGCCACTCATGTCTACTACTTTTCATGTTGGGATCCTtccaaggcctcttacatgaacTTGGAAAGACTTTTGTGGGCTTTTCTTTCGGCCTTTGGTTCTGACCATCAAGATTTTCATAGAGTCACTTGGGAATATTGTTGCCTTCCCAAGGAGTCTAGAGGGCTTAGCCTTCTTTCTACCTAGAAGCAAGGTCTTTCTTTATATGCTAAATGGATAATTAAAGTCTTATTTGGCAACGAGGCTTAGAAAATACTTCTTCGACATTGTATTTCTTTTGGTTTTCCTGCCAATAGGCCAGCCTAGAAGGGGATTGGTTATCaaacccttctcattatgaaagaccCAGTTAAGATCCAGGGTAGTTTTATTGTTAAAATTATCTAGCAAGCTTGGGAAGCTATTAAGCCTTGGCTTCGGTGGGCTAGTGATGGTTTTCATGATGGGATTTCCGTGAATCAACATAACCTCTGGTGGTTGCCTCTTTTTCATGTACAAGGGTTTCCGTTGGCTAAAATCTAGGGTGTTAGTGCTCTGTGCTTTCAAAAATGCGACATTCGAACACCTAAGGACTTGTTTTGTAGAGTTTCTATGAGTATTCGGTCATGGGATGACCTCCACGTCCAGTTTCCTCTATCTCGACAAGATTGACAGACATATGACCTCCTGGTGTCAGCTTTGCTCTCACACAtgttacataagcttggcattcagtttgtcagaccttggtggaaggattggaagtACTATCCTTGGACTCCTCTCACCAgttacaaacccaaaatgggttatctctggttggtGCCACACTTGAGTATGGTCAATATTTTTAACCAGGGGTGGCATTTGCAGTCTTCTCAGAAATCCTGGAGACTTAGGTTTCTTTTTGTTTGGTCTgccaccactgaacccaagattgcacactttgcttggtgtgttctTTTTCAGGGGTTGCCTTTGGGTTCTAGACTTAAACATTTGGGGGTTCTTGACCCTCGGTGCCCTTATTGTGGGCACCTAGAAACATTTATGCATATTTTTTGGTTAtgtagaagagctcaacagtaTTGGAGCTGGACCCATGATTTCTTTCGACCATTTCAACCTGAGCCCTTTTCTTGACATATGGCTCTTCTAGGTGATTCACCTAGAATCTCATTCAAGCTTTCGTAGATATGACATGCTTTCAGAATGAagatcctatttactctttggaaagatagaaatacCGTTCTTTTCACTCATAGctctttggatattaatgtctcaATTTATGCTAAAGCATGCATTGGTAATAATGTTTTAATGTAGATTTAGGTGCAAGCCGATAAAGTGGCTCTCGAGGTGGGCCATTTACAAGAGCTCCTTTAGCATTGGGGCAATGCGTGGAGGCATCGCTCGACTTCTTTTCCGTTTCATGGCTCTATCTCGAGGTGGCCTTTTCGTGCTCTTGTTACTTCGACTCCTGCTGTCGGTGATGATTTTGGGTGGCTTGCTGCTACCACCTCTAAATTTGCTTGCCTGGCTCTGGCTATTTCACCTCCCATGagggaggaaggagaagaagaaaaagaaaaagaagatgggTGGTCCATGCCGGACCCAACCCCTAGCCCTgttgatgtatggggcaagaaagatgatcaagatccTCCCCCCCTCGACTGCCACTGCTTTGGTTGCTTGAGGTGGTTTTTTTTCTTATGAATAGTTTTGTTTTATGGCTTCGACTTCTTGCCATGTTACTCTTGCAAGGTGATCTCGTACCCCCCAGCCTTTTTTGgggaatatgtactttaatattaatttttaatagagaaggcctattcatcaaaaataaATATTATGAAGATGTTCTCCACATACCACTATTGTGATAACTAAATCTTATCATGTTTTCTATCTTTATAGATTTTCATGCTTAaaatttatttttctacttttagatCCTTCCTATCAAATGTCCCAACTAAGTGATCTTGCAACTTGTTAATCTCAACCATGATTGTTTTTGCTATGAACATATTGTCAACATATACCACCAAAATAATaagcaaacaatttttttaaacaTTTGAAGTAAACAAAATGATCATACTCAGTCTTGTAAAATTCTGACTTACCATGAAAGAATTAAACTTCATGTGATATTTATCTATAttcaaagatttctttaatttaaaaaCAAATCTTCTTTTGTGATCCCAAATAAACTCTTTTGAGGATTTCATATACATCTCATCATCCAAATTTTCATGTACAAATATTATTACCTCAATTGAGACGTGGAGACTTTGTCTTGTACCAAATAGAAACTTTAAATGTATAGATGGTAGGAAAGATAAGATATTTTGATCACTATGAATAATAAAAACAATCTCAAAATTGACGCGAGTATTTAAATTATTCCTCATATTTATGATAATTCTCGATAATGAATAACCATGAAACTTATTATTCAAACCTTTAAAAATGTTTAAACCATTTAAATCATAAGGACatccaaaatatatatatagatttcaATAAAACCATAATACTGTACATAATACCAGGATAATATAATATCGTCATAAGACCTACAATACTATATAGACATACCATGAACTAAACAAAACCATACAGACCAGTACAATAATATGCTAGTAAAATACAAATCTACACCTGCATGCCATTTTAAGGTTGTAGAGTGAGAGCTAAACAGATTGGGGAACGTTGCGGAGGCACGGGGATGAAGAGCAGGAGCAGTTGTAGCCATGTTCAAGTTCATGTTCCTCTTCGCCTTTGTTTTTGGAAGCTTCATCATCATCCCCTTCCATTGCATCATGGTAACTTTCATCAACTTTCCGGATAAAGTGGAGAAACCCAGAAGTCTCTGCTCTTTCCCATACGGCTTCAACAATATGATCAAGTCGACGAGGTACACCGCACAAGCGGTGGAATCTAGCTCGCCCCACTGCAAACATTGCCAACTGATGGAAAGCTGCTAAAGTGCCACAGAAATCAATGAATAACAGAATTCCAATATCGTATACACTGCAGCCATAAAACCACAAGCGTTGAATCCAAAGATGAAGCAGGTTAATAAAGTACTGAGGGTCATGAACATCATCTTGTCCTCTGTGGTAAGCTCTGAAGCCATCTGCCACAGGATACAAACGAAGAGAGATAGAAAGAAAGATATGCAGTCGAAAATAATAAAGAGCTTAAACATATAGTAGCCTAGGAAAATAGGGGTCCCTCGGTTCTGATTGTCAGAATCCTGGTACGAACCACCTGGAACCGTGAACACTGCCGTAAATGCCATGGTGGCCAACAACGCTGCCACCACCAGTTCCGTCTCACGTCTCTCTTCGAATGATTTGTTTACCATTTCCCTTGCTCTCTCGTGCTTTTCTTTGCTCACCTCTGGCGCACAATACATGAATGGCTTGGGACTGGGTTTATAATCTGTGAGCTTTTTTATGATCCTGAAAGATTCGTGGTATTCCGTGACTTCTCTTGCAACATCCAGCGGCGTTTTGCCCTCACTATTGAGGGCCTGCTTGTTCACCCCATGTACCTTCCGCAACAAACCCACAATCTACGCCAGCAACCATCAAAACAAAACTTTAAGAGGATATACAACCAAGTCAAAGTAAGGGaagtaggaaaacaaatatcatgaTTATAAAGAGCATAAATGAAGATGTAATAGAAAAGAAGGATTATAGTAAAAATAAATTATGATATAAAGAAAGAAAGAACGAATAAATAATAATGAAGAAAATTTTAAGCCTTTTCATGGATCAATTAGAAGTCAAACATATGACCATTTATTTTCTATTAGAATGCTTTACCACCATGCTACAGACCATTTGGTGACTAGTCATTCTATGGTTTAGGTATGGCTTATTTTTCAACACCCCTTTGACTCAAATTGCAAATGTTCAAGAGTATTTCTTTCATTTGACTCTATTGATTGGACTTTGATACTACGATAAACTTTTTTTATAGATCAGGTAAAAATCAAACTTAAGACTACCCATTTGCTATTCCATCCTACTTAGTTATGGGTCCATATATGATTTAGGTGTGGCTTATTCCCAACAagaggaagaaagatgaagaataccagaagcaaagaaaatgaaaagtacGAAGGAGGGAGACAAGCTAAAGGAAACCAATCAAAACAGAAATAAAAAAAGAAGAATTAGATTACAAAAGATGTCATATAAACTTAGATTTCACTCTTTTAATCTATTAAGTTGAAAAAATAATTTTCATATAAGTATCTCCTTTAAATTCAGTTTTAGAAAGAATCTATTTCAATTATCATGGACTCACCTACTATAATATTAGTTTTCTAATTTGAAACCAAAAAATGAAAAACTTACTGGCTCATTTTTGTTCTTTGCTGCAATATGTAAAGACGTGTCTCCTTCAACAATTGGCTGGCTTTTAACAGTTTCCTTATCACGCTTACCTTCATTATCAGATGCGTTTGTTGATAAGCTCTTTGATAATTTGACATTTTTCTATTAAAAATTTAACAATCTTGACCCGGTTCCCTTTCACAGCAAGGTGCAGAACTTTTACATCTTTACATAAGTTTTGCGCGGCCTCCGGCTTAAGTAACCTCTTTGTAGTGGTCTCCGGATCAGGATCTATCAACTCCTTTACAACATCCAGGAATCCAAACTTTACTGCTATGCATAGGGGACTTTCTCCCTTTTTATTTGGCAGGCTTAAGTCTAACAACACTTTCACCAGATCGACACGATATTTCCACACGGCTAAGTGCAAAGCCGTGTCTCCTCGCTTGTCCCCTTCGTCGGTGAACTTTTGTTGATTTAATTTTTTCACCAATCTTTCCAATAATACTGCATATAATGAATCAAATAGCTTGTCAAGAAAATGAAGTAAAGAATAGCattaaattttagaaaaataactGCGAGAAGGGGATAACCTTCGTCTCCTGCAAGTACTGCAACATGTAAACAGCTTCTTCCCTCCACCGTTGTCTTCATTCCATCTAATTTTGTCGGATCGAAATCTCTGCGTCCGAACAGCCTTTTTGCTTGTTTCATATCGCCACTTTCACAAGCTTCAAAGAAGTCCGTTTCAATAGATGAATTCCCCATATTAAAAAGCCTTTCCTCACACTGCAGGTCTAAGGTCGTTTCTTACTTTCAAAAGGCAATTGCTTTTTTCGTTTGCCTCTCCTCCATTTTAAAGGCGTTTTGAGTAACAACTCAAACGGTGATTCATTGCACTTCAAAGTATATGTTGATGGATTTGATTAGGTAGGTATATAGTGTAAATGAATCCGAACTAGTatcttttcttgtatttttcttaatCCTTTTGCTACAAATTTTTTTGGACTTTTCTAATTCTATTCCAAGATCCTATCTATCTTGACATTTAATCCTAAAGTAAAAACTTGAATCTATAATTATTATCTCCCGTTCTAAATCGAGTTTCTATATTTCTTATATATTAAGGAATGGATAACGAAGggatatttgttttatttttcgACTAATAAACGATTATCCATTTCAAGGGTATATATTTTCTTTATATCTGAACTATATAAGACTAAGAAAACCATGCTACGCTGAATAGAATGGGATCCTCGTGCCTATTCTGAATTATCCATCCTACAAATTACATAGGATTGAACCTATCTCACACACTTATTTGTGACCTTTATAACAACATCAAGACGCGGTTAATCTGGTTCCAAAATCGAGATGTCCTACGACACATAACTTTAGTGTTATGCAGACAGAAAATTGCAGAATAGACACAGAATGGCTGTGGGACTTGACAAAAGTGCTGCAGCCGCTGACCCCCCTAttgcataacacaaaggttatttTCGATGTATGATAATGTGGTTTGGgtgtttttggagccagaataggtACAACCACAACATCAA is part of the Cryptomeria japonica chromosome 10, Sugi_1.0, whole genome shotgun sequence genome and harbors:
- the LOC131859213 gene encoding ankyrin repeat-containing protein NPR4-like — its product is MGNSSIETDFFEACESGDMKQAKRLFGRRDFDPTKLDGMKTTVEGRSCLHVAVLAGDEVLLERLVKKLNQQKFTDEGDKRGDTALHLAVWKYRVDLVKVLLDLSLPNKKGESPLCIAVKFGFLDVVKELIDPDPETTTKRLLKPEAAQNLCKDKNVKLSKSLSTNASDNEGKRDKETVKSQPIVEGDTSLHIAAKNKNEPIVGLLRKVHGVNKQALNSEGKTPLDVAREVTEYHESFRIIKKLTDYKPSPKPFMYCAPEVSKEKHERAREMVNKSFEERRETELVVAALLATMAFTAVFTVPGGSYQDSDNQNRGTPIFLGYYMFKLFIIFDCISFFLSLFVCILWQMASELTTEDKMMFMTLSTLLTCFIFGFNACGFMAAVYTILEFCYSLISVAL